A genomic segment from Candidatus Pacearchaeota archaeon encodes:
- the dut gene encoding dUTP diphosphatase: MKKKRIKEKNKKQIKNKEEKILLVKKLFHDVSLPEYMLESDVGLDLRANENVILRPMEQKVVRTGIAIKIPDNHVGLIRDRAGIVSKMNVHTAAGTFDPAYRGEVSVILINFGDETVEIEKGMRIAQLIILPVTKVKVKEVDSLPVTNRYDKGFGSTGLKEKAKALQDIKEMNL; the protein is encoded by the coding sequence ATGAAAAAAAAGAGGATAAAAGAAAAAAATAAAAAACAAATAAAAAATAAAGAAGAAAAAATTTTATTAGTGAAAAAATTATTTCATGACGTTTCTTTACCAGAATATATGTTAGAGAGTGATGTTGGTTTAGATTTAAGAGCTAATGAAAATGTTATATTAAGGCCTATGGAACAAAAAGTAGTAAGAACAGGAATTGCTATAAAAATTCCAGATAATCATGTTGGATTAATTAGAGATAGAGCAGGAATAGTAAGTAAGATGAATGTTCATACAGCAGCAGGAACCTTTGACCCTGCTTATAGAGGAGAAGTTTCTGTTATATTAATTAATTTTGGGGATGAAACAGTAGAAATTGAAAAAGGAATGAGAATAGCACAGTTAATTATTTTACCTGTAACAAAAGTTAAAGTGAAAGAAGTTGATTCTTTACCTGTAACAAATAGATATGATAAAGGATTTGGTTCAACAGGTTTAAAAGAAAAAGCAAAGGCATTACAAGATATAAAAGAAATGAATTTATGA
- a CDS encoding metallophosphoesterase, translated as MKFSHIADCHLGGWRYPELQSLNFESFKKAIDISIEEKVDFVLITGDLFDSAYPPIDILAECFFQLKRLKDNSIDCYIIAGSHDFSASGKTFLYVLEKAGFCKSCFKKEEKNNKIILHPIIHKNVAIYGYPGKKSSLEIEELKRVSFNDAPGLFKIFALHTSIKGAIKDLPIEAISEEDLPKADYYALGHLHIHYQYKNFVYAGPTFPNNFQELEELKYGSFCIVNTDPLNIRRILLKIKDVEIIDLLIDNTLTAADIILKELDKRDIANKIVLLKLRGTIKNGNISDINFKEIEDKIKRKGGYAFLRNISKLQIEESKIDVEIQDIDKLEEEIIKKYQNENKKFSKLIPLIINSLSIEKNEGETNNSFSERLFLEVNKILEIK; from the coding sequence ATGAAATTTTCACACATAGCAGATTGTCATCTCGGTGGATGGAGATATCCAGAACTACAATCTTTAAACTTTGAAAGTTTTAAGAAAGCAATAGATATAAGTATAGAAGAAAAAGTAGATTTTGTTTTAATTACAGGAGATCTATTTGATTCTGCTTATCCTCCAATAGATATTTTAGCAGAGTGTTTTTTTCAACTAAAAAGATTAAAGGATAATTCTATAGATTGTTATATTATTGCAGGAAGCCATGATTTTTCCGCATCTGGAAAAACTTTTTTATATGTTTTAGAAAAAGCAGGTTTTTGTAAATCTTGTTTCAAAAAAGAAGAAAAAAATAATAAAATTATATTACATCCAATAATTCATAAAAATGTAGCCATATATGGTTATCCTGGAAAAAAATCCTCTTTAGAAATAGAAGAACTTAAGAGGGTTTCTTTTAATGATGCTCCAGGTTTATTTAAAATATTTGCTCTTCATACCTCTATAAAAGGAGCAATTAAAGATTTACCAATTGAGGCTATATCAGAAGAAGATCTTCCAAAAGCAGATTATTATGCTTTAGGTCATTTACATATTCATTATCAATATAAAAACTTTGTTTATGCCGGACCAACTTTTCCAAATAATTTTCAAGAACTTGAGGAATTAAAGTATGGTTCTTTTTGCATAGTAAACACAGATCCCTTAAATATTAGAAGAATTTTATTAAAAATAAAAGATGTAGAAATTATAGATTTATTGATTGATAATACCTTAACAGCGGCAGATATTATCTTAAAAGAATTAGATAAAAGAGATATTGCTAACAAAATAGTCTTATTGAAATTAAGAGGAACTATAAAAAACGGAAATATTTCTGATATAAATTTCAAGGAAATAGAAGATAAAATAAAAAGAAAAGGAGGTTATGCTTTTTTAAGAAATATTTCTAAATTACAGATAGAAGAATCAAAAATTGATGTAGAAATCCAAGATATAGACAAACTAGAAGAAGAAATAATAAAAAAATATCAAAATGAAAATAAAAAGTTTAGTAAATTAATCCCATTAATAATTAACTCTCTATCTATAGAAAAAAATGAAGGAGAGACAAATAATTCTTTTTCTGAAAGATTATTTTTAGAAGTAAATAAAATATTAGAAATAAAATGA
- a CDS encoding S8 family serine peptidase — MKKIKVFLILLLFFIFLVNVFAISLDSKIIKKSSYSTNQKNNFENKIDINILEQFNSGKEKVKVIIKLKDEVEEKVDLLSRAKLKVSKGEFIRNLNIENRVKHKFIYSNAFSAELTKEEIENIIKDDKVEKIYYDFPVYAFLQDSTNIINATSSWNLQVNDINLTGKGQTVCIIDTGIDYNHSDLGGCYGEGCKVIGGYDFVNNDTDPMDDNEHGTHVAGIVAASGKIYGVAPDANLVAIKALDASGSGDFSDVVAGIEWCVSNASIFNISVISMSLGTKYPYLFNNYCDENDTLTAQSINLALSKNISVVIATGNDGYYNAISFPACIYNSTRVTSTNKEDTNISYFANTWNDSSKIILAAPGENINSTEVGSDYIEMSGTSMATPPCFRSNCNNKTIFSINKQNNDI, encoded by the coding sequence ATGAAAAAAATAAAAGTATTTTTAATTTTATTATTATTTTTTATTTTTTTAGTAAATGTTTTTGCAATTAGCTTAGATAGTAAAATTATAAAGAAAAGTTCTTATTCTACAAATCAAAAAAATAATTTTGAAAATAAGATAGATATTAATATATTAGAACAATTTAATTCTGGGAAAGAAAAAGTTAAAGTTATAATAAAATTGAAGGATGAAGTTGAAGAGAAGGTTGATTTATTAAGTAGAGCAAAATTGAAAGTTTCTAAAGGAGAATTTATTCGAAATTTAAATATAGAAAACAGGGTTAAACATAAATTTATTTATAGCAATGCTTTTTCAGCTGAATTGACAAAAGAAGAAATTGAAAATATAATAAAAGACGATAAAGTAGAAAAAATATATTATGATTTTCCTGTTTATGCTTTTTTGCAAGATTCTACTAATATAATTAATGCAACATCATCATGGAACTTGCAAGTTAATGATATAAATTTAACTGGTAAGGGCCAGACAGTTTGCATAATTGATACAGGAATAGATTATAATCATTCTGATTTAGGTGGATGCTATGGAGAGGGATGTAAAGTTATTGGAGGTTATGATTTTGTAAATAATGATACAGATCCTATGGATGATAATGAACATGGAACACATGTAGCTGGAATTGTTGCTGCTTCTGGAAAAATATATGGAGTTGCTCCAGATGCAAATTTAGTTGCAATAAAAGCATTAGATGCTAGTGGAAGTGGTGACTTTTCTGATGTTGTTGCTGGAATTGAGTGGTGTGTTAGTAATGCTTCTATTTTTAATATTTCTGTTATAAGTATGAGTTTAGGGACAAAATATCCATATTTATTTAATAATTATTGCGATGAAAATGATACATTAACTGCTCAATCAATAAATCTTGCTCTATCAAAGAATATATCAGTCGTAATTGCTACAGGAAATGATGGTTATTATAATGCAATTTCATTTCCTGCATGTATTTATAATTCAACAAGAGTCACTTCAACAAATAAAGAAGATACCAATATCTCTTATTTTGCAAATACTTGGAATGATAGTTCTAAAATTATATTGGCTGCTCCTGGCGAGAACATAAATTCTACGGAAGTTGGTAGTGATTATATAGAAATGTCTGGAACTTCAATGGCAACCCCCCCATGTTTCAGGAGCAATTGCAATAATAAAACAATATTTAGCATTAACAAACAGAACAATGACATCTAA
- a CDS encoding RtcB family protein — translation MEIKKISQYIWEIEKQNAMKVPALIFASEKLLEDMKKDKTLEQIKNVSTLKGILKNSIALPDAHQGYGFPIGGVAAFDIEEGVISPGGIGYDINCSVRLLKTDLMKEDFLKKRKEILEKVFINIPSGVGRAGKEKFSNQEIKEILEEGAIWAVKRGYGKKEDYEKTEENGCMKEAKSEYVSNKAIKRGMPQLGSLGAGNHFLEIQKVENIYNEQIAKSFGINSVDQITIMIHCGSRGLGHQVASDYIKEMENKYGFSHLVDRELVNAPIKSELGKRYFSAMCAAANFAFCNKQMITHWVRETFNKILPCKIDVIYDVCHNIAKFEKHIINEEEKEVLICRKGATRSFGPGRKEIPFCYRDIGQPVIIPGSMGTASYLLVGTKKAEELTFGSTAHGAGRVSSRTKALKELRGEKIKEELQKKDIEIKSLSYKSIAEEAPQVYKDIDEIVKVSHETGIGNLIAKLKPLAVMKG, via the coding sequence ATGGAGATAAAAAAAATTTCTCAATATATATGGGAAATAGAAAAACAAAATGCAATGAAAGTTCCTGCTTTAATATTTGCAAGTGAGAAATTATTAGAAGATATGAAAAAAGATAAAACCTTAGAACAAATTAAAAATGTATCGACATTAAAAGGTATATTAAAAAACTCTATTGCTTTACCAGACGCACATCAAGGTTATGGTTTTCCTATAGGAGGAGTAGCTGCTTTTGATATAGAAGAAGGAGTTATATCTCCTGGAGGTATAGGTTATGATATTAATTGTAGTGTTAGATTATTAAAAACAGATTTAATGAAAGAAGATTTTTTAAAAAAAAGAAAAGAGATTCTTGAAAAAGTATTTATTAATATTCCTTCTGGTGTTGGAAGAGCTGGAAAAGAGAAATTTTCTAATCAAGAAATTAAAGAAATATTAGAAGAAGGAGCTATTTGGGCAGTAAAGCGGGGTTATGGTAAAAAAGAAGATTATGAAAAAACAGAAGAAAATGGTTGTATGAAAGAGGCAAAATCCGAATATGTAAGTAATAAAGCAATAAAAAGAGGAATGCCTCAATTAGGAAGTTTAGGAGCAGGAAATCACTTTTTAGAAATTCAAAAAGTTGAAAATATATATAATGAACAAATTGCAAAATCTTTTGGTATAAATAGTGTTGATCAGATAACTATAATGATTCATTGTGGTTCTCGTGGATTAGGCCATCAAGTAGCAAGCGATTACATCAAAGAAATGGAAAATAAATATGGTTTTTCTCATTTAGTCGATAGAGAACTTGTAAATGCTCCTATTAAAAGCGAATTGGGAAAAAGATATTTTTCTGCTATGTGTGCTGCTGCAAATTTTGCTTTTTGTAATAAACAGATGATAACTCATTGGGTTAGAGAGACTTTTAACAAGATTTTACCTTGTAAGATAGATGTAATATATGATGTTTGCCATAATATTGCTAAATTTGAAAAGCATATTATTAATGAAGAAGAAAAGGAAGTTTTAATTTGTAGAAAAGGAGCTACTCGCTCATTTGGTCCAGGAAGAAAAGAAATTCCTTTTTGTTATAGAGATATTGGTCAACCAGTAATAATTCCAGGTTCAATGGGAACAGCGTCTTATCTTTTAGTAGGGACAAAAAAAGCAGAAGAATTAACTTTTGGTTCTACTGCACATGGAGCTGGAAGAGTTTCAAGCAGAACTAAAGCTTTAAAAGAATTAAGAGGAGAAAAAATAAAAGAAGAATTACAAAAGAAAGATATAGAAATAAAATCTTTAAGTTATAAAAGTATTGCAGAAGAAGCACCACAAGTTTACAAAGATATAGATGAAATTGTTAAGGTAAGTCACGAAACCGGAATAGGAAATTTAATAGCAAAATTGAAGCCTCTAGCTGTAATGAAAGGATAA
- a CDS encoding methyltransferase, with the protein MFLYVYIPEEDSYFLSEIIEKELKLIINNKKKNLIFLDMGCGSCIQALKASKFINKKNIFCVDIEKEAIKKAKELNFNSIRSNLFNNKRLKNRKYDIIAFNPPYLPCNKYDNEKDICGGERGDEIILKFLDQAKKYLRRSGIIFLLFSSLTPKKRIINKIKKYYEIEKIYKKNLFMETLFIYKLLLK; encoded by the coding sequence ATGTTTCTTTATGTTTATATTCCAGAAGAAGATTCTTATTTTTTATCAGAGATAATAGAAAAAGAATTAAAATTAATAATTAATAATAAGAAAAAAAATCTAATTTTTTTAGACATGGGATGTGGGTCTTGTATACAAGCATTAAAAGCTTCTAAATTTATAAACAAAAAGAATATTTTTTGTGTTGATATAGAAAAAGAAGCTATAAAAAAAGCAAAAGAACTTAATTTTAATTCAATAAGATCGAATCTCTTTAATAATAAAAGATTAAAAAATAGAAAATATGATATAATAGCTTTTAATCCGCCCTATCTGCCATGTAATAAATATGATAATGAAAAAGATATTTGTGGTGGTGAGAGAGGAGATGAAATAATATTAAAATTTTTGGATCAAGCAAAAAAATATCTACGTAGAAGTGGAATAATTTTTCTCTTATTCTCATCTTTAACTCCTAAAAAAAGGATAATAAATAAAATTAAAAAATATTATGAAATAGAAAAAATATATAAAAAAAATTTATTTATGGAAACTTTATTTATTTATAAACTATTATTGAAATAA
- the pcm gene encoding protein-L-isoaspartate O-methyltransferase, producing MKKEELIESLKQKGFNEKIINAFNKVKREEFMLEELKDYAYEDNAFPIGYGQTISQPYTIAFMLSLLELKDNLKILEIGSGSGYVLCLLNEISKNSKIIGIERIKELAEKSKEKLKIFNNIKIIYGNALKFNLKEKFDRILVSAASDKIEKKFLNMLKKEGILVMPIKNYIVKIKKNKKLEIEKYYGFVFVPLVKE from the coding sequence ATGAAAAAAGAAGAATTAATAGAAAGTTTGAAACAAAAAGGGTTTAATGAAAAAATAATAAATGCTTTTAACAAAGTTAAAAGAGAAGAATTTATGTTAGAAGAATTAAAAGATTACGCCTATGAAGATAATGCTTTCCCTATTGGATATGGACAAACTATAAGCCAACCTTATACTATTGCATTTATGTTATCATTGTTGGAATTAAAAGACAATTTAAAAATATTAGAAATTGGTTCTGGGAGTGGTTATGTTTTATGTCTTTTAAATGAAATTTCAAAAAATTCTAAAATAATAGGAATAGAAAGAATAAAAGAATTAGCAGAAAAATCAAAAGAAAAATTAAAAATATTTAATAATATAAAAATAATTTATGGAAATGCTTTAAAATTTAATTTAAAAGAAAAATTTGATAGAATCCTTGTTAGCGCAGCTTCAGATAAAATAGAAAAAAAGTTTTTAAATATGTTAAAAAAAGAAGGTATTTTAGTAATGCCCATTAAAAATTATATTGTTAAAATAAAGAAAAATAAGAAATTAGAAATAGAGAAGTATTATGGTTTTGTTTTTGTTCCTCTTGTGAAAGAATAA
- a CDS encoding small multi-drug export protein, translating to MNNLILALILSFLPVSELRGGLPIAINYALKKNIPIILVFFLVVFINILIIFFVFLFFDYLHKNFMKIKIYKKFFSFYMKRIEKKSKIIERRIGIIGYIALMLFVAVPFPTTGAWTGSIIAWFLKLDRKKSIISISFGVLLAGIIVLLATLGFMSFFKI from the coding sequence ATGAATAATCTAATTTTAGCATTAATTTTATCCTTTTTACCTGTTAGTGAATTAAGAGGGGGGCTGCCTATTGCTATAAATTATGCTTTAAAAAAAAATATTCCTATTATATTAGTTTTTTTTCTTGTAGTTTTTATTAACATACTTATCATATTTTTTGTATTCTTATTTTTTGATTATTTACATAAAAATTTTATGAAAATAAAAATTTATAAAAAATTTTTTTCATTTTACATGAAAAGAATAGAAAAAAAATCTAAGATAATTGAAAGAAGAATAGGAATAATTGGATATATTGCATTAATGTTATTTGTTGCTGTTCCTTTTCCAACAACTGGTGCTTGGACAGGAAGTATAATCGCTTGGTTTTTAAAATTAGATAGAAAAAAAAGCATAATCAGTATTTCTTTTGGTGTTTTATTAGCAGGAATTATTGTTTTATTAGCAACTTTAGGATTTATGAGTTTTTTTAAAATTTAA
- a CDS encoding CBS domain-containing protein, with the protein MKVKEIMNKVIAIEHNISLREAAKIMSKKNIGSLVILKKDKIVGIITEKDIVDNASSLDKKVSSFIKDNIITVDANDSLENAACLMSKYKIKRLPVLENDKLVGIITATDLLAHSEEIETDFFFD; encoded by the coding sequence ATGAAAGTTAAAGAGATAATGAATAAAGTAATTGCAATAGAACATAACATTTCTTTAAGAGAAGCTGCAAAAATTATGTCAAAAAAAAATATAGGTTCTCTTGTTATTTTAAAGAAGGATAAAATTGTTGGAATAATAACAGAAAAAGATATAGTAGATAATGCTTCTAGTTTAGATAAAAAAGTCTCTTCTTTTATAAAAGATAATATAATAACTGTTGATGCAAATGATAGTTTAGAAAATGCCGCATGTCTAATGTCTAAATATAAAATAAAAAGATTGCCTGTATTAGAAAATGATAAACTAGTAGGAATAATAACAGCAACAGATTTGCTAGCACATTCCGAAGAAATTGAAACAGATTTCTTTTTTGATTAA
- a CDS encoding RNase J family beta-CASP ribonuclease — MIKIYAVGGYNEVGKNMTIVDLGEDAIIFDCGLYLPPIVELEEREGIMNEKTLRELRAIPDDHLLDKLEINKKVRAILISHAHLDHVGAVPFIANRYPNAEIISTPFTIEVLKSLIIDSNIRIKNRIKQIQSNSSYVIKGKKDYLIEFIHITHSTLQCSIIALHTPDGIIVYANDFKFDNNPQIGERPNYEALKRISKKGIKVLIVESTYADTDRKTPSEKVAKSLLEDVMLGFKNKNSAIIVTTFSSHIARLKSIVELSEKLNRQCIFIGRSLNKYVKAAINVGLCPFKNKIKLISFRNRIDKELKKVNQNKKNYVIVCTGHQGEPGSILDRISRNQFPLRLNKNDHVIFSSSVIPTEINKQHRQQIEKRLKNLKVRIFDNVHVSGHAGREDLRDFISILRPQNIIPAHGDIKKTFSLAELAEELGYKKEKNCYILCNGKYISL; from the coding sequence ATGATAAAAATTTATGCTGTTGGCGGTTATAATGAAGTTGGAAAAAACATGACCATTGTTGATTTAGGAGAAGATGCAATAATTTTTGATTGCGGTTTATATTTACCACCGATAGTTGAATTAGAAGAAAGAGAAGGAATAATGAATGAAAAAACATTAAGAGAATTAAGAGCAATACCAGATGATCATTTACTAGATAAGCTTGAAATAAATAAAAAAGTTAGAGCAATATTAATAAGTCACGCTCACTTAGATCATGTTGGTGCTGTTCCTTTTATTGCGAATAGATATCCAAATGCAGAAATTATTTCAACCCCATTCACAATAGAAGTTTTAAAATCGTTAATTATTGATTCAAATATAAGAATAAAAAATAGGATAAAACAAATACAATCTAATTCTTCTTATGTCATAAAAGGAAAAAAAGACTATTTAATAGAATTTATTCATATAACTCATTCTACTTTACAATGTTCAATAATAGCATTGCACACACCAGATGGTATCATTGTTTATGCAAATGATTTTAAATTTGATAATAACCCGCAAATAGGTGAAAGGCCAAATTATGAAGCTTTAAAAAGAATAAGCAAAAAAGGAATTAAAGTTTTAATTGTAGAAAGTACTTATGCAGATACTGACAGAAAAACACCATCTGAAAAAGTTGCAAAATCATTATTAGAAGATGTTATGTTAGGATTCAAAAATAAAAATTCTGCAATTATTGTAACTACTTTTTCAAGTCATATTGCTAGGTTAAAAAGTATAGTTGAATTAAGTGAAAAATTAAATAGACAGTGTATTTTTATTGGAAGAAGCCTAAATAAATATGTAAAAGCAGCAATAAATGTTGGTTTATGCCCATTTAAAAATAAAATTAAATTAATTTCTTTTAGAAACAGAATAGATAAAGAATTAAAAAAAGTAAATCAAAATAAAAAAAATTATGTTATTGTATGTACAGGACACCAGGGAGAACCTGGTAGCATTTTAGATAGAATCTCTAGAAACCAGTTTCCTTTAAGATTAAATAAAAATGATCATGTTATCTTTTCTTCTTCTGTTATTCCGACAGAAATAAATAAACAACATAGGCAACAAATTGAAAAAAGATTAAAAAATCTTAAAGTAAGAATATTTGATAATGTTCATGTTTCTGGACATGCTGGTAGAGAGGATTTAAGAGATTTTATTTCTATTTTAAGACCACAAAATATAATTCCAGCACACGGAGATATTAAAAAAACTTTTTCTTTGGCCGAGTTAGCAGAAGAACTAGGTTATAAAAAAGAAAAAAATTGTTATATTTTATGTAATGGAAAATATATCTCTCTCTAA
- the thrS gene encoding threonine--tRNA ligase, with protein MKILLLHCDYIRFKPVKKALKDISELKNEEKKGKEVKETLVVLTAVEKTDEENEEEILNLYIKNIEEVIKQIKVKNVVIYPYAHLSSNLANSSFAQNILIEAEKKLSKKYNVVRAPFGYYKEFELKCKGHPLAELSREIKISKDIKENEEKKQEKIVEEKYDYKQLLNQISKCKLDTSRLKDNDHRLIGQRLNLFSFNECAPGMVFFHNNGLIIYNELLNYWREEHKKEGYKEISTPLILDKRLWQISGHWEKYRENIFLTKYEGRDFAVKPMNCPGGLLVYRNTVNSYKDLPIRVAEVGIVHRQELSGVLAGLFRLIKFTQDDAHIFCKDEKQIEIEIEKIIELTERIYSKLGVSLDHIELSTRPEKRIGSDELWDKAEKILEKVLKKSKLEYRINKGEGAFYGPKIDFHIKDSLNRNWQCGTIQLDFAMPERFDIFYIDEKNERKRPIMIHRTVLGSFERFIGILLEHLNGNLPVWLSPVQVRIISCTDRNIKSVLNLEEKLKKEGIRVDIDIKSETVNNKIRNSELMKIPYVIVIGDKEEENNTIAIRKRGKNEKPEFNIRIEDFIKKIKKEIIERI; from the coding sequence ATGAAAATACTATTGTTACACTGTGATTATATAAGATTTAAACCTGTAAAAAAAGCATTAAAAGATATTTCTGAACTAAAAAATGAAGAAAAAAAAGGAAAAGAAGTAAAAGAAACATTGGTTGTTTTAACTGCTGTTGAAAAAACAGATGAAGAAAACGAAGAAGAAATTCTAAATCTTTATATAAAAAATATAGAAGAGGTTATTAAACAAATAAAAGTAAAAAATGTAGTTATCTATCCATATGCTCATTTATCTTCTAATTTAGCAAATAGTTCTTTTGCTCAAAATATTTTAATTGAAGCTGAAAAAAAATTAAGTAAAAAATATAATGTTGTTAGAGCTCCGTTTGGCTATTATAAAGAATTTGAATTAAAATGTAAAGGACATCCTTTAGCAGAACTTTCAAGAGAAATAAAAATTTCTAAGGATATAAAAGAAAATGAAGAGAAAAAGCAAGAGAAAATTGTTGAAGAAAAATATGATTACAAACAATTATTAAATCAAATAAGTAAGTGTAAATTAGATACTTCAAGATTAAAAGACAATGATCATAGATTAATAGGACAGAGATTAAATTTATTTTCTTTTAATGAATGTGCTCCTGGAATGGTTTTTTTTCATAATAATGGGTTAATAATTTATAATGAGTTATTAAATTATTGGAGGGAAGAACATAAAAAGGAAGGTTATAAAGAAATATCAACTCCTTTAATTTTAGATAAAAGATTATGGCAAATTTCTGGCCATTGGGAAAAATATAGAGAAAATATATTTTTAACAAAATATGAAGGAAGAGATTTTGCAGTAAAACCTATGAATTGTCCGGGAGGATTACTAGTTTATAGAAATACAGTAAACTCTTATAAAGACTTACCTATAAGAGTTGCAGAAGTTGGAATAGTACACAGACAAGAATTATCTGGTGTTTTAGCAGGCTTGTTTAGATTAATAAAATTTACACAAGATGATGCTCACATATTTTGTAAAGATGAGAAACAAATAGAGATAGAAATAGAAAAAATAATAGAATTGACAGAAAGGATTTATTCTAAATTAGGAGTAAGTTTAGATCATATAGAATTAAGTACAAGGCCTGAAAAAAGGATTGGTAGTGATGAATTATGGGACAAAGCAGAAAAAATATTAGAAAAAGTATTAAAAAAAAGTAAGCTAGAATATAGAATTAATAAAGGGGAAGGAGCTTTTTACGGACCAAAAATAGATTTTCATATTAAAGATTCTCTTAATAGAAATTGGCAGTGTGGTACAATACAACTTGATTTTGCGATGCCTGAGAGATTTGATATTTTTTACATAGATGAAAAGAACGAAAGAAAAAGGCCAATAATGATTCATAGAACAGTGTTAGGAAGTTTTGAAAGATTTATTGGTATATTATTAGAACATTTAAATGGAAATCTTCCAGTTTGGCTCTCTCCGGTACAAGTTAGAATAATTTCTTGTACAGATAGAAATATAAAATCTGTCTTAAATTTAGAAGAAAAATTAAAAAAAGAAGGGATAAGAGTAGATATAGATATTAAAAGTGAAACAGTTAATAATAAAATTAGAAATTCAGAATTAATGAAAATACCATATGTTATTGTAATTGGAGACAAAGAAGAAGAAAATAATACCATTGCTATCAGAAAAAGAGGAAAGAATGAAAAACCAGAGTTTAATATTAGAATTGAAGATTTTATTAAAAAAATAAAAAAAGAAATTATAGAAAGAATCTAA